The Brachyspira hyodysenteriae ATCC 27164 genome includes a window with the following:
- a CDS encoding Spy/CpxP family protein refolding chaperone, translating into MNKIFYTVSLILLLSFSIFAQPGPKGPGPHGPGYGRNRRGGEFDKRLGHDPLQFFRKIGITLTDEQAERMYDIAIKFITEEEPIRLEIERIENSIRLELMKDNTDRNAIKELIKQKKEQEALRDYLRIVRDLDIIAVLTPEQKAQLNSCMMR; encoded by the coding sequence ATGAATAAAATATTTTATACTGTATCTTTGATATTATTATTATCTTTTTCAATTTTTGCACAGCCTGGTCCTAAAGGTCCTGGTCCTCATGGCCCTGGATATGGAAGAAATAGAAGAGGCGGAGAATTTGATAAAAGATTAGGACATGATCCTTTACAGTTTTTTAGAAAAATTGGTATAACTCTAACTGATGAACAGGCTGAAAGAATGTATGATATAGCCATAAAATTCATTACAGAAGAAGAACCTATCAGATTAGAAATAGAAAGAATAGAAAACAGCATAAGATTGGAGTTAATGAAAGACAATACTGATAGAAATGCTATTAAAGAGCTGATAAAGCAGAAAAAAGAACAAGAGGCTTTGAGAGATTATTTAAGGATAGTTAGAGATTTGGATATTATAGCCGTTCTTACTCCAGAGCAAAAAGCTCAGCTAAATAGTTGTATGATGAGATAG
- a CDS encoding RNA polymerase sigma factor, giving the protein MSSAMAYEDNIDAFKTGNEEAYKELIEMYKKPLFNLVYSIISNKDEAEEIVQDVFVSFYIKRESFEGRSKIYTWLYRVSFNRAVDHIRKKEREKKYRLKEYRNSEVQESGNDDSIHKIILAEALEKLEDDFRIPLMMAEYENYSYNEISEKLDLPVNTVRTRIFRARKKLLSIMKKMGVSL; this is encoded by the coding sequence ATGAGCAGTGCTATGGCTTATGAAGATAATATAGATGCATTCAAAACAGGTAATGAGGAAGCTTACAAAGAGCTTATAGAAATGTATAAAAAACCATTATTCAATTTGGTTTATTCTATCATTTCTAATAAAGATGAAGCTGAAGAGATTGTGCAGGATGTTTTTGTAAGTTTTTATATAAAAAGAGAAAGTTTTGAAGGAAGAAGTAAAATATATACTTGGCTTTACAGAGTTTCTTTTAACAGGGCTGTTGATCATATAAGAAAAAAAGAAAGAGAAAAAAAATACAGATTAAAAGAATATAGAAATTCTGAAGTACAGGAATCAGGAAATGATGACAGCATACATAAAATAATATTAGCCGAAGCTTTGGAAAAATTGGAAGATGATTTCAGAATTCCGCTTATGATGGCTGAATATGAAAATTATTCTTACAATGAAATATCTGAAAAATTAGATCTGCCGGTTAATACTGTCAGAACTAGGATATTCAGAGCTAGAAAAAAACTTCTATCTATTATGAAAAAAATGGGGGTGAGCTTATGA
- a CDS encoding zf-HC2 domain-containing protein, which translates to MKNNHEYYEMLISRHKDNDLDANEIFEMEKHLASCKSCQKFRDEINSMSSILLGMSNIKVNKKPASIFNKKRVIASISSIAAALLIFGAVSTIYNSNNISSDSYNDAKLMVADLNDSIITTSIDDYDTYTEEYAPLSSYFSYSDLDPETDASSDDNNNEEISLMSAYIYYMGK; encoded by the coding sequence ATGAAAAATAATCATGAATATTATGAAATGCTTATCAGCAGACATAAGGACAATGATTTAGATGCTAATGAAATTTTTGAAATGGAAAAACATTTAGCTTCTTGTAAATCATGTCAGAAATTCAGAGATGAAATCAATTCTATGTCATCTATACTTTTAGGTATGTCAAATATCAAAGTAAATAAAAAGCCTGCAAGTATTTTCAACAAAAAGAGAGTCATAGCATCTATAAGTTCAATAGCTGCTGCTTTATTAATATTTGGTGCGGTAAGTACAATATATAATAGTAATAATATTTCAAGCGATTCATACAATGATGCAAAATTAATGGTTGCTGATTTGAATGATTCTATAATAACAACAAGTATAGATGATTATGATACATATACAGAAGAATATGCTCCTTTATCAAGTTATTTTAGTTACAGCGATCTTGATCCTGAAACAGATGCATCATCTGATGATAATAATAATGAGGAAATATCTCTAATGTCTGCATATATTTACTATATGGGTAAATAA
- a CDS encoding N-acetylneuraminate synthase family protein, with amino-acid sequence MLKLKDLINKKGYFIIAEAGCNHEGDLNTAIKLIQEAAKSGADAVKFQSFTQKTLFAAKEYTKALKLKDDALENVDNIILKKEWYEPLIKEAKKNKIIFITTPFSIDSVNDIVSYDIPIIKIASCDIDNIPLLEAVAKTQKPVILSTGLALNKDIKEALKILKKNEVALLHCSVEYPTPLENARLNRISVMNKLFKNNIIGYSDHTIGIEAPIIAISLGAKIIEKHFTVTPEKETGDHIISLETNAMSEMIKSIDKTLTMLGGSTASKKEHVLSKQEKKELVYAKRGIYLSHAMLKGEIITEKDLIALRPCVGIPAKYYNKVLGMKLKVDKKSNTALSFKDLKK; translated from the coding sequence ATGTTAAAATTAAAAGATCTTATAAATAAAAAAGGTTATTTTATAATAGCTGAAGCCGGATGCAACCATGAAGGCGATTTAAATACGGCAATAAAACTTATTCAGGAAGCAGCCAAATCCGGTGCTGATGCTGTGAAATTTCAAAGCTTTACACAAAAAACTTTATTTGCAGCTAAAGAATATACTAAGGCTTTAAAATTAAAAGATGATGCCTTAGAAAATGTTGATAATATCATATTAAAAAAAGAATGGTATGAACCTCTAATAAAAGAAGCTAAAAAAAATAAAATCATATTTATAACAACTCCTTTTTCTATAGATTCTGTAAATGACATTGTTTCATATGATATACCTATAATAAAAATAGCATCATGCGATATAGACAATATACCTTTGCTTGAAGCTGTTGCTAAAACTCAAAAACCTGTAATACTTTCAACAGGACTTGCTTTAAATAAAGATATTAAAGAAGCCTTAAAAATATTAAAAAAGAATGAAGTAGCATTATTACATTGCTCTGTAGAATACCCTACTCCATTGGAAAATGCAAGACTTAATAGAATATCTGTAATGAATAAGCTATTCAAAAATAATATAATAGGATATTCAGATCATACAATAGGTATTGAGGCTCCTATTATAGCTATTTCTTTAGGTGCTAAAATAATAGAAAAACATTTCACTGTAACACCTGAAAAAGAAACAGGAGATCATATCATAAGTTTAGAAACAAATGCTATGTCTGAAATGATAAAATCTATTGATAAAACATTAACTATGCTTGGAGGAAGTACTGCAAGTAAAAAAGAACATGTATTAAGCAAACAAGAGAAAAAAGAGCTTGTATATGCTAAAAGAGGTATTTATTTAAGTCATGCTATGCTTAAAGGAGAGATAATCACAGAAAAAGATTTAATTGCTCTAAGACCTTGTGTGGGAATACCTGCTAAATATTATAATAAGGTTTTAGGTATGAAATTAAAAGTTGATAAAAAATCAAATACTGCTTTAAGTTTTAAAGATTTAAAAAAATAA
- a CDS encoding ABC transporter permease, producing the protein MINIKTKLLFRKINKQLAIFMSAVFIVTLAVLFFVAVKTVYRDFKLSAENYFEENTLDDLVLFGMFDTNDIETLEEMKGIDKVVAKHRFQGKIDNIDAIIYGTDNSEDKINKPYVYEGKSELKTNEIAINKNFAEANSLKLGDTVEVVFNDKTNSFVIAALVSYPNYVFLFKDGASTASEAKDFAVIEVHEDHFNYIPYNSIYIKYTEDANKENIENLIRIKLKQKIFLFTDRVQSVNYVNYEQTLLQIDSFSYICPSILLLMAILLLYIIQRRNVAVERKQIGIMKAIGLTDFSIMFMYIKYSFLVSFFGILLAFIASNLLLPPIFNALGNIFDMPNFNHHTYVDLWIIASLIILFVCIFSNLLAAVSILKLNPAQSMRGEPPKGSGKSFVEKLPIWNKFSFNTRYAIKNASRSKTRYLASLWGMFAAISMTIFAQGFNNSFDYFLYNLYEKFALYDVVANINPTKWEDNSDIFTNEGIKYYDKAAIYQARLYPAFEDNAESLYIPALIYKDSFSSMEIPNNNEKEDSVMIPKYLAEKLNIKENDYIGIELYTLGNSISRRVKVSKFVDQQGMFYVYIDKKFAEETFKIKDVYNSIFISTKDDFTKEDMKDILDKSKEVSYYSFRNDEYEAYKNQIATIYLLVQILIFIAFLLGATSLYGVGVITLATRRYEFTLLKVMGYTTKEIMIASLKETITQIIVAIPLGIAAGYGILYLVKKPFSSKLFSFVPYVYQSSYILAIALLITVIFLVSIMSAYYINRLDMVEGLKDREE; encoded by the coding sequence ATGATAAATATAAAAACTAAACTATTATTTAGAAAAATAAATAAGCAGCTTGCTATATTTATGTCTGCTGTATTCATAGTAACATTGGCTGTACTTTTCTTCGTTGCTGTAAAAACAGTGTATAGAGATTTTAAACTATCAGCTGAAAATTATTTTGAAGAAAATACATTAGATGATTTAGTATTATTCGGTATGTTTGATACCAATGATATAGAAACTCTTGAAGAAATGAAGGGCATTGATAAAGTTGTTGCTAAGCATAGATTTCAAGGAAAAATAGACAATATTGATGCTATAATTTACGGTACTGATAATTCTGAAGATAAGATAAATAAGCCTTATGTATATGAAGGAAAATCTGAATTAAAGACTAATGAAATAGCAATCAATAAAAATTTTGCAGAAGCTAATTCTTTAAAATTAGGCGATACTGTAGAAGTAGTATTTAATGATAAAACTAATTCATTTGTTATAGCAGCTTTAGTATCTTATCCTAATTATGTATTTTTATTTAAAGACGGAGCAAGTACTGCATCTGAAGCTAAAGATTTTGCGGTTATAGAAGTTCATGAGGATCATTTTAATTATATACCTTATAATTCAATATATATAAAATATACTGAAGATGCTAATAAAGAAAATATTGAAAATTTAATAAGAATAAAATTAAAACAAAAAATATTCTTGTTTACAGACAGAGTTCAGTCAGTTAACTATGTGAACTATGAACAGACATTGCTTCAAATTGACTCTTTCTCATATATATGTCCTTCTATACTTCTTCTTATGGCAATACTTTTACTTTATATTATACAAAGAAGAAATGTTGCTGTAGAAAGAAAACAAATAGGTATAATGAAAGCTATAGGACTTACAGATTTTTCTATAATGTTTATGTATATCAAATATTCATTTTTAGTATCATTTTTTGGAATACTTTTAGCTTTTATTGCAAGCAATTTACTTTTGCCGCCGATATTTAATGCATTAGGAAATATATTTGATATGCCTAATTTTAATCATCATACTTATGTTGATTTATGGATAATAGCTTCTTTGATTATATTATTCGTATGTATATTTTCTAATCTTTTGGCTGCAGTATCTATATTGAAATTAAATCCTGCTCAGTCTATGAGAGGAGAGCCTCCTAAAGGATCAGGTAAAAGTTTTGTAGAAAAATTACCAATTTGGAATAAATTTTCTTTTAATACAAGATATGCTATAAAAAATGCATCAAGGAGCAAAACAAGATATTTAGCCTCTCTTTGGGGAATGTTTGCTGCTATAAGTATGACTATATTTGCTCAAGGGTTTAATAATTCATTTGACTATTTCTTATATAACTTATATGAAAAATTTGCTTTATACGATGTTGTTGCTAATATAAATCCTACAAAATGGGAAGATAATTCTGATATATTTACTAATGAAGGCATTAAATATTATGATAAAGCAGCTATTTATCAAGCAAGATTATATCCTGCATTTGAGGATAATGCTGAAAGTTTATATATACCTGCTTTAATATACAAAGACAGTTTTTCTTCTATGGAAATACCTAATAATAATGAAAAAGAAGATTCTGTAATGATTCCTAAATATTTAGCTGAAAAATTAAATATTAAAGAAAATGATTATATTGGAATAGAGTTATATACTTTAGGAAACAGTATTTCAAGAAGAGTTAAAGTAAGTAAATTTGTTGATCAGCAAGGTATGTTCTATGTATATATAGATAAAAAATTTGCTGAGGAAACATTTAAAATAAAGGATGTTTATAACAGCATATTTATATCCACTAAAGATGATTTCACTAAAGAAGATATGAAAGATATATTGGATAAAAGTAAAGAGGTTTCATATTACAGTTTCAGAAATGATGAATATGAGGCTTATAAAAATCAGATAGCTACTATATATTTATTAGTTCAAATACTTATATTCATAGCCTTCTTACTGGGTGCTACTTCTCTTTATGGTGTAGGAGTTATAACGCTTGCAACTAGAAGATATGAATTCACTCTTCTTAAAGTTATGGGATATACTACAAAGGAAATTATGATAGCATCTTTAAAAGAAACTATCACTCAGATAATAGTTGCCATACCATTAGGAATAGCAGCAGGATATGGAATATTATATTTGGTAAAAAAACCTTTCTCAAGCAAATTATTTTCATTCGTTCCATATGTATATCAATCAAGCTATATACTTGCTATAGCATTGCTTATAACTGTAATATTCCTTGTATCTATAATGAGTGCTTATTATATAAACAGATTGGATATGGTTGAAGGATTAAAGGATAGAGAAGAATAA
- the purN gene encoding phosphoribosylglycinamide formyltransferase: MLRVAVLISGGGSNLKSLIDSQDNDYYKIDIVIADRDCGGLNIAENAGIKAVLLDRKIYKKDLFKKIDEEISNIDLVVLAGFLSIVDSDFIKKWEGKIINIHPSLLPKYGGKGMYGIHVHEAVIENREKESGCTVHYVTDTIDGGDIIMQTKVEVKEDDTPEVLQKRVLVEEHKLLPATVKKLSKI, translated from the coding sequence ATGCTTAGAGTAGCTGTTTTAATTTCCGGAGGCGGAAGTAATTTAAAATCTTTGATAGATTCACAGGATAATGATTATTATAAAATAGATATAGTTATTGCTGATAGAGATTGCGGCGGACTTAATATTGCTGAAAATGCTGGAATAAAAGCTGTATTATTAGATAGAAAAATATATAAAAAAGATTTATTCAAAAAAATAGATGAAGAGATTTCTAATATAGATTTGGTTGTATTGGCAGGATTTTTATCAATAGTAGACAGTGATTTCATAAAAAAATGGGAAGGAAAAATTATAAATATTCATCCGTCTCTTCTGCCTAAATATGGCGGTAAGGGAATGTATGGTATTCATGTTCATGAGGCTGTAATTGAAAATAGAGAAAAAGAATCCGGATGTACTGTTCATTATGTTACTGATACTATAGATGGAGGAGATATTATAATGCAGACTAAGGTTGAGGTAAAAGAAGATGATACTCCTGAAGTTTTGCAAAAACGTGTATTAGTAGAAGAACATAAATTACTTCCTGCTACTGTGAAGAAACTTTCTAAAATTTGA
- a CDS encoding cation:proton antiporter, which yields MLLSLALIFLCGMILGKIFSTLKLPSLLGLIITGIILGPYCFNLLDNSILSISADLRELALIIILTRAGLNLDIEDLKKVGRPAILMCFVPATFEIIGMILVAPKLFDISLLDAALMGSVVAAVSPAVLVPKMLKLIDEKYGTNKSIPQLLMAGASVDDIFVIVLFTSFTSLVKGGSISYLDFIKIPTSIIFGLLLGIIIGFILSKFFTRFHIRDSAKVVIILSISFILISIENSISNLFGGIIGISGLLAVMSIGVYLKKSKEELSKRLSLKYSKLWVAAEIMLFVLVGAAVNINYAMKAGALGIILIFAVLIFRMFGVLVSLIKTKLNKKERIFSMIAYCPKATVQAAIGSIPLSLGFASGEIILVIAVLAILITAPLGAFAIDAAYKKLLVHE from the coding sequence ATGCTTCTCAGTTTAGCTTTGATATTTTTATGCGGAATGATACTCGGAAAAATATTCTCAACTTTAAAACTTCCTTCTCTTTTAGGACTTATAATCACAGGTATAATACTAGGTCCATACTGCTTTAATTTGCTTGATAATTCAATACTTTCAATATCAGCAGATTTAAGAGAATTAGCACTAATAATAATATTAACACGTGCCGGACTTAATCTTGATATAGAAGATTTAAAAAAGGTAGGTAGACCTGCAATACTTATGTGCTTTGTTCCTGCAACATTTGAAATAATAGGAATGATTTTAGTGGCTCCAAAACTTTTTGATATAAGTTTATTGGATGCTGCTTTAATGGGTTCTGTTGTTGCTGCTGTATCCCCTGCTGTGCTTGTACCTAAGATGCTTAAACTCATAGATGAAAAATACGGTACTAATAAAAGCATACCTCAATTACTAATGGCAGGAGCTTCCGTTGATGATATATTTGTAATAGTATTATTTACATCTTTTACTTCTCTTGTAAAAGGAGGAAGTATATCCTATCTTGATTTTATAAAAATACCTACTTCAATTATATTTGGGCTTTTGTTGGGAATTATTATTGGTTTTATATTATCTAAATTCTTTACTAGATTTCATATAAGAGACAGTGCTAAAGTAGTGATAATACTAAGCATATCATTTATACTTATAAGCATAGAAAATTCAATATCAAATTTATTCGGCGGTATTATAGGAATATCAGGACTTTTAGCCGTTATGAGTATAGGAGTATATCTAAAAAAATCAAAAGAAGAATTATCAAAAAGACTTTCTTTAAAATATTCTAAACTTTGGGTAGCTGCTGAAATTATGCTTTTCGTACTTGTAGGTGCTGCTGTAAATATTAATTATGCTATGAAAGCAGGTGCATTAGGAATTATATTGATATTTGCTGTTTTGATATTCAGAATGTTTGGGGTGCTTGTATCATTAATAAAAACTAAACTAAATAAAAAAGAGAGAATATTTAGTATGATAGCATATTGTCCTAAAGCAACAGTTCAGGCTGCAATAGGTTCAATTCCTTTATCATTAGGTTTTGCTTCAGGAGAGATTATACTTGTTATAGCAGTTCTTGCCATACTTATAACAGCCCCATTAGGAGCTTTTGCCATAGATGCTGCCTATAAAAAATTATTAGTGCATGAATAA
- a CDS encoding ABC transporter ATP-binding protein has protein sequence MSYLYEIKEISKIYGHGGGATQALKSVNLTIEEGKLTAILGPSGSGKSTLLNILGALDKPTSGQVLFLGEDISHYSNKRLAKFRRENIGFVFQSYNLLPNLTAIENVEFSTEITGLSRSNAEEALKLLGLENRVKHYPTELSGGEQQRVSIARAIAKKPKVVLCDEPTGALDNKTGVMALKILRDLNRNLGTSIILITHSKEIAKMADTVVKILSGEVLDKYDVANPLNPEDIEW, from the coding sequence GTAAGATATATGGTCATGGCGGAGGTGCTACACAGGCATTAAAATCTGTTAACCTTACAATAGAAGAAGGAAAACTTACTGCTATATTAGGACCTAGCGGTTCAGGAAAAAGTACTTTGCTTAATATATTAGGTGCTTTGGATAAGCCTACAAGCGGACAGGTATTATTCTTGGGTGAGGATATTTCTCATTATAGTAATAAAAGATTAGCTAAATTCAGAAGAGAAAATATAGGATTCGTATTTCAAAGCTATAACTTACTTCCTAACCTAACAGCTATAGAGAATGTTGAATTTTCTACTGAAATTACAGGACTTTCAAGAAGTAATGCAGAAGAAGCTTTAAAATTATTAGGACTTGAAAACAGAGTAAAACATTATCCTACAGAATTATCCGGAGGAGAACAGCAAAGAGTAAGTATAGCACGTGCCATAGCTAAAAAGCCTAAAGTAGTATTATGCGATGAGCCTACAGGAGCTTTAGATAATAAAACAGGAGTTATGGCTTTAAAAATACTTAGAGATCTAAACAGAAATTTAGGAACAAGCATCATACTTATTACACATAGTAAAGAAATAGCTAAAATGGCTGATACTGTTGTAAAAATTTTAAGCGGTGAAGTATTAGATAAATATGATGTGGCAAATCCTTTGAATCCTGAAGATATAGAGTGGTAA
- a CDS encoding efflux RND transporter permease subunit, with product MRNFIELVVKRPVAVFMCMIAVLILGFVSLSKLAVDFLPDMELPYITVSTEYENAGPEEVEKSVTRIVENAVATVSDINTITSTSEEGKSSVFIEFNWGTDLAVATADVREAIDGIKNSLPDDADSPTVLKFSTDMTPIMEIAFFGTDNLGALYTLIDNQILNKIEQASGVARAEIRGGLKTEMKVDLVLNRLHAYGIDINSIVSLLSSENQNLSGGDTYEGVYKYTLRTMGEFTTPEDIENTVVALKTNDTPIKLKDIGRVYQGYSDDSEIVKINGMPAISVSVNKESGGNSVNVSKAVKRQLANLNLPEGVEYEILFNSADNVNEAINGVLDTAWQGGLFAVIILMLYLWNVKTVSIIAVSIPISIIITFTLMYFMGITLNIISLSGLVLGIGMMVDNSIVVLENIFYYRNNGYGKYSSAINGTSTVALAISASTLTTIAVFLPFLFVEGQTGQLFRDLCITVTVSMIGSLFVALTIVPMLGARLVTNKKTKFLIPIENFVNDKFHSKINNLYSNLLSYSIKNKKKVFISSLSVVFVIIILGLIFIGKEGFPTSDEGQFKIEVKMPVGTKSEQTQAFITRMEGNIQDAIGEDFDRMQSRVKSGSEENAAEIRVQLREKSEGRKLSVDEYIEITRNALVSYPAQINISAITTSAIGGGGRDGGTGGQEIEIELVGDDLDKSTEIANNIINAISSIEGIREPRLTRDDSNPELKIYVNREIAAKMGINVNTIANIIKTSFAGTTATTMTPANSDVTDIDVNVQLGEPDRLKIDDISRLMIPTTAGIVPISSIATVEKSYGPTEIERKDSTRITTIKASAYNRALSEIMQDVQENISSKVFLPSGFTINYAGDFEDMKEAFLQLIQAFILALVLVYAIMASQFESFIAPFVIALAIPFGFAGSLLALFIGRQTLSVYSGIGFIVLIGIVVNNGIVLIDYMNQLMHEKNINGDEAALESGPRRLRPVLMTTLTTILGLLPMALSGGSGNEMYQPLSIAILGGLLVSTAFTLIIVPTVYAAIRNKIPLKDYEKKDLESKNDFSNYDTINVTGK from the coding sequence ATGAGAAATTTTATAGAATTAGTAGTAAAAAGACCCGTAGCGGTTTTTATGTGTATGATAGCAGTATTGATATTAGGGTTTGTAAGTTTAAGTAAATTAGCAGTTGATTTTTTACCGGATATGGAGCTTCCCTATATAACAGTAAGTACAGAGTATGAGAATGCAGGACCTGAAGAAGTAGAAAAATCAGTTACAAGAATAGTTGAAAATGCAGTTGCCACAGTAAGCGATATTAATACAATAACTTCCACTTCAGAGGAAGGTAAGTCAAGCGTATTTATAGAATTTAATTGGGGTACAGATTTAGCAGTTGCTACAGCAGATGTAAGAGAGGCTATAGACGGAATAAAAAATTCGCTTCCAGATGATGCTGACAGCCCTACAGTACTTAAGTTTTCTACAGATATGACTCCTATTATGGAAATAGCCTTTTTCGGTACAGATAATTTAGGAGCATTATATACATTAATAGATAATCAGATATTAAATAAAATAGAACAGGCTTCAGGAGTAGCAAGGGCAGAAATAAGAGGCGGACTTAAAACTGAGATGAAAGTCGATTTAGTTTTAAATAGACTTCATGCTTATGGAATAGATATTAACAGTATAGTTTCTCTTTTATCATCAGAAAATCAGAATCTATCAGGCGGTGATACTTATGAAGGAGTTTATAAATATACTCTAAGAACTATGGGAGAGTTTACCACTCCGGAAGATATTGAAAATACTGTTGTGGCTTTAAAAACAAATGATACTCCTATAAAATTAAAAGATATAGGAAGAGTTTATCAGGGCTACAGCGATGACTCTGAGATAGTAAAAATCAATGGAATGCCTGCAATATCAGTATCAGTTAATAAAGAATCAGGCGGAAATTCTGTTAATGTATCAAAAGCAGTAAAAAGACAATTAGCTAATCTTAATCTTCCTGAAGGCGTAGAATATGAAATATTATTTAATAGTGCTGATAATGTAAATGAAGCTATAAACGGAGTATTAGATACAGCTTGGCAGGGAGGATTATTTGCTGTTATAATATTAATGCTTTATTTATGGAATGTAAAAACAGTTTCTATAATAGCAGTTTCAATTCCTATATCTATTATCATTACATTTACATTGATGTATTTTATGGGAATAACTTTGAATATCATATCATTATCAGGGCTTGTTTTAGGTATTGGTATGATGGTTGATAACTCCATTGTAGTTTTGGAAAATATATTTTATTATCGAAATAATGGATATGGTAAATATTCATCAGCTATAAATGGTACTTCTACAGTGGCTCTTGCAATATCTGCTTCTACTCTTACAACTATAGCGGTATTCTTACCTTTCCTTTTCGTTGAAGGACAAACAGGACAATTATTTAGAGATTTATGTATTACAGTTACAGTTTCAATGATAGGTTCTTTATTCGTTGCTCTTACAATAGTTCCTATGCTTGGTGCTAGACTTGTAACAAATAAGAAAACTAAATTTTTAATACCTATAGAAAATTTTGTTAATGATAAATTCCATAGCAAAATTAATAACTTATATTCTAATTTATTAAGCTATTCTATAAAAAATAAAAAGAAAGTATTTATCTCTTCATTATCAGTAGTATTTGTAATAATAATATTAGGTTTAATTTTTATAGGTAAAGAAGGATTTCCTACTTCGGATGAAGGACAATTTAAAATAGAAGTAAAAATGCCCGTAGGTACTAAATCAGAACAAACACAGGCTTTCATTACAAGAATGGAAGGCAATATACAGGATGCTATAGGAGAGGATTTTGACAGAATGCAGTCTAGAGTAAAATCAGGTTCTGAAGAGAATGCCGCAGAAATAAGAGTGCAGCTTAGAGAAAAAAGTGAAGGAAGAAAACTATCTGTTGATGAATATATAGAGATAACAAGAAATGCATTAGTATCATATCCGGCTCAAATTAATATATCAGCAATAACTACTTCTGCTATAGGCGGCGGCGGAAGAGATGGAGGAACAGGAGGACAGGAAATAGAAATTGAACTTGTAGGAGATGATTTAGATAAGTCTACAGAGATAGCAAATAATATAATAAATGCAATATCAAGTATAGAAGGCATAAGAGAGCCAAGACTTACAAGAGATGATTCTAATCCTGAACTTAAAATATATGTTAATAGAGAGATAGCAGCTAAAATGGGTATTAATGTAAATACTATAGCAAATATCATTAAAACAAGTTTTGCAGGTACAACAGCTACAACTATGACTCCTGCTAATTCGGATGTTACAGATATAGATGTTAATGTTCAGTTAGGTGAGCCCGACAGATTAAAAATAGATGATATATCAAGACTTATGATACCTACAACAGCAGGAATAGTACCTATATCATCAATAGCAACTGTAGAGAAAAGCTATGGACCTACAGAAATAGAAAGAAAAGACAGTACAAGAATAACAACTATAAAAGCATCAGCTTATAATAGAGCATTAAGCGAAATAATGCAGGATGTTCAGGAAAATATTTCATCAAAAGTATTTCTTCCTTCAGGATTTACTATTAATTATGCCGGAGATTTTGAGGATATGAAAGAAGCATTTTTACAGCTTATTCAAGCTTTTATATTAGCATTAGTTTTAGTTTATGCGATAATGGCAAGCCAGTTTGAATCTTTTATTGCTCCTTTCGTTATAGCATTAGCAATACCATTTGGTTTCGCCGGTTCTTTATTAGCATTATTTATAGGAAGACAAACTTTAAGCGTATACAGCGGAATAGGATTTATTGTTTTGATTGGTATTGTAGTAAATAATGGTATTGTACTTATAGATTATATGAATCAGCTTATGCATGAAAAAAATATTAATGGAGATGAAGCAGCATTAGAATCAGGACCTAGGAGATTAAGACCTGTACTTATGACAACGCTTACAACTATATTAGGACTTTTACCTATGGCATTATCTGGAGGAAGCGGAAATGAGATGTATCAGCCTTTATCTATTGCTATACTAGGTGGGCTTTTAGTTTCAACAGCATTTACTCTTATAATAGTGCCTACTGTTTATGCTGCTATAAGAAATAAAATACCTCTAAAAGATTATGAGAAAAAAGATTTAGAAAGTAAAAATGATTTCTCTAATTATGATACTATAAATGTTACAGGAAAATAG